The Agromyces atrinae genome window below encodes:
- a CDS encoding SOS response-associated peptidase: MCGRFVISDTAPDLVALFDIDEAGEALPDPSWNIAPTDPIAVVLESNKGGPVVRRLESARWSLVPSFAKELTLPYPTFNARAEGITEKASFRASVASKRALIPAEGYYEWQTVEKTKTPFFIHPPEGVLAFAGLYSWWRDPTKADDDPARWVLSATILTTDATGALADIHPRTPVMLPPEYWDTWLDPETEGDQDLVDAAVDASHEVVSGLELHEVAPLRGNGPELILPLQP, from the coding sequence ATGTGCGGACGCTTCGTCATCTCCGATACGGCCCCCGATCTCGTCGCTCTCTTCGACATCGATGAGGCGGGGGAGGCCCTGCCCGATCCCTCGTGGAACATCGCACCGACCGACCCGATCGCCGTCGTCCTCGAGTCGAACAAGGGCGGCCCCGTCGTCAGGCGGCTCGAATCGGCACGATGGTCGCTCGTGCCGAGTTTCGCGAAAGAGCTCACGCTGCCATACCCGACGTTCAACGCGCGCGCCGAGGGCATCACCGAGAAGGCGAGCTTCCGTGCGTCCGTCGCGTCCAAGCGCGCCCTCATCCCCGCCGAGGGCTACTACGAGTGGCAGACCGTCGAGAAGACGAAGACGCCGTTCTTCATCCACCCGCCCGAGGGCGTCCTGGCGTTCGCCGGACTCTACTCGTGGTGGCGCGATCCGACGAAGGCCGATGACGACCCCGCGCGCTGGGTGCTCTCCGCCACGATCCTGACGACCGACGCGACCGGTGCCCTGGCCGACATCCACCCACGCACCCCGGTCATGCTGCCCCCCGAGTACTGGGACACCTGGCTCGACCCCGAGACCGAGGGCGACCAAGATCTCGTCGACGCGGCCGTCGACGCCTCGCACGAGGTCGTCTCCGGGCTCGAGCTGCACGAGGTCGCGCCCCTCCGCGGCAACGGTCCCGAACTCATCCTCCCGCTCCAGCCCTAG
- a CDS encoding proteasome assembly chaperone family protein, with amino-acid sequence MPANPNGTIGSRLLLVAFEGWNDAGEAATGAVKAVSDRLDLIEHTTVDPELYFDYQFSRPTIAFDERGRRSLTWPGATVWAPAPISVPVDDSEKPERVSGVGADGLHILIGTEPARSWKAFAAELIDSALSAGVDAIVFLGAMLADAPHTRPLSVYVTSDNDEMRSALDIDRPSYEGPVGILSVLADAAETAGIPTLSLWASVPHYVHNAPSPKAVLSLVRKLEELTGLSIPVGELEADAAAWEAGVDALAAEDEDMASYIEGLEQARDTVDAPEASGEAIAEEFERYLRKRGDDKGDEPRHPRS; translated from the coding sequence ATGCCAGCCAATCCCAACGGCACGATCGGGAGTCGACTTCTCCTCGTCGCCTTCGAGGGCTGGAACGATGCCGGCGAGGCGGCGACGGGAGCGGTCAAGGCCGTGAGCGATCGTCTCGACCTCATCGAGCACACGACCGTCGACCCCGAGTTGTACTTCGACTACCAGTTCTCCCGACCGACGATCGCGTTCGACGAGCGCGGCCGACGCTCGCTCACGTGGCCCGGTGCCACGGTGTGGGCGCCCGCGCCGATCTCGGTTCCCGTCGACGATTCCGAGAAGCCCGAACGGGTCTCCGGCGTCGGCGCCGACGGGCTGCACATCCTCATCGGAACCGAGCCCGCCCGCAGCTGGAAGGCCTTCGCCGCCGAACTCATCGATTCCGCGCTCTCCGCGGGCGTCGACGCGATCGTCTTCCTCGGCGCGATGCTCGCCGACGCTCCGCACACCCGACCGCTGTCGGTGTATGTGACGAGCGACAACGACGAGATGCGCAGCGCTCTCGACATCGACCGACCGAGTTACGAGGGGCCCGTCGGCATCCTCAGCGTGCTCGCCGACGCCGCCGAGACCGCGGGGATCCCGACGCTCTCGCTCTGGGCCTCCGTGCCGCACTATGTGCACAACGCTCCGTCGCCGAAGGCCGTGCTCTCGCTCGTGCGGAAGCTCGAGGAGCTCACGGGACTCTCGATCCCCGTCGGCGAGCTCGAAGCCGATGCCGCTGCTTGGGAGGCCGGAGTCGACGCTCTCGCCGCGGAGGACGAGGACATGGCCTCGTACATCGAGGGTCTCGAGCAGGCGCGCGACACGGTCGACGCGCCCGAGGCGAGCGGCGAGGCCATCGCCGAGGAGTTCGAGCGCTATCTCCGCAAGCGCGGCGACGACAAGGGCGATGAGCCGCGGCATCCGCGCAGCTGA
- a CDS encoding DnaJ domain-containing protein gives MPVFPPADAYRVLGVDETASDDDLRRAYRRLLRSTHPDLGGDVARFHAVQVAWSHIGEPIARAQYDARRSWPSTPGRAPRAAGTPRHAAPPPAAGARTYGTPGGSSRERYLSGLRTWLGLPTLPPNPYAPELLSRVPARLSELYLAARAEERTAVVLSALDLRHSVWNDVAVAGSAATISHVVLAPTGLVAAFSTTWPSPLLVHRGDVVVDGMPRNARPVREMLRLTRAFESSVSVRVTGVVVIAADDPAIAQDVEEIRARPLPTLLAPRSRLSGIIRDGFPGVERGVGGDTAATADRLRTGILFA, from the coding sequence ATGCCCGTGTTCCCGCCTGCAGACGCCTATCGCGTGCTCGGCGTGGACGAAACAGCGTCCGACGACGATCTCCGACGCGCGTATCGCCGGCTTCTGCGGTCGACGCATCCCGATCTCGGCGGTGACGTGGCCCGGTTCCACGCCGTGCAGGTCGCCTGGTCGCACATCGGCGAGCCGATCGCCCGAGCGCAGTACGACGCACGTCGCTCGTGGCCGTCGACACCGGGCCGCGCGCCCCGAGCAGCGGGAACCCCTCGCCATGCGGCACCGCCGCCCGCTGCGGGAGCGCGCACGTACGGCACGCCGGGCGGTTCCTCGCGAGAGCGCTACCTCTCGGGGCTCCGGACATGGCTCGGGCTCCCCACGCTCCCGCCGAATCCCTACGCCCCCGAACTGCTGAGCCGCGTTCCCGCACGACTCTCCGAGCTGTATCTCGCCGCTCGTGCCGAGGAACGCACCGCCGTCGTGCTCTCGGCGCTCGACCTGCGGCACTCCGTCTGGAACGACGTCGCCGTCGCGGGTTCCGCGGCGACGATCTCGCACGTCGTCCTCGCGCCGACAGGACTCGTCGCCGCCTTCTCGACGACGTGGCCGAGTCCGCTCCTCGTGCATCGCGGAGACGTCGTCGTCGACGGCATGCCGCGGAACGCCCGACCGGTCCGCGAGATGCTGCGACTGACCCGCGCCTTCGAGAGCTCTGTGTCGGTGCGCGTGACGGGCGTCGTCGTGATCGCGGCGGATGACCCGGCGATCGCACAAGACGTCGAGGAGATCCGCGCGCGCCCTCTTCCGACGCTCCTCGCGCCGCGGTCGCGCCTCAGCGGCATCATCCGCGACGGCTTCCCCGGCGTCGAGCGAGGCGTCGGCGGAGACACTGCAGCGACGGCGGATCGCCTTCGGACCGGCATCCTCTTCGCGTAG
- a CDS encoding HAD family hydrolase, whose product MTTPLLPAAVLWDMDGTLVDTERYWIAAETALVESFGGRWTHEDALQLVGSGLWSSAEVLRGYGVDLPADEIVENLTESVRRQLVEQGVPWQPGAKELLEEIRSRGIRTALVTMSIRSMAEDIVGGIPFDAFELLVTGDSVDNPKPHPEPYLAAAAALGVAPEDCVAIEDSPPGVASAIAAGMTTIGVPHILDLDDTSATVIWPTLDGRTVDDIVAAFRSATDAEETA is encoded by the coding sequence GTGACCACTCCACTGCTTCCCGCCGCCGTCCTGTGGGACATGGACGGAACCCTTGTCGATACCGAGCGCTACTGGATCGCCGCCGAGACCGCACTCGTCGAGTCATTCGGCGGCCGGTGGACCCACGAAGACGCGCTCCAGCTCGTCGGTTCGGGCCTCTGGAGCTCGGCCGAGGTGCTCCGCGGTTACGGCGTCGACCTTCCCGCCGACGAGATCGTGGAGAACCTCACCGAGAGCGTGCGCCGCCAGCTCGTCGAGCAGGGCGTGCCGTGGCAGCCCGGTGCGAAGGAGCTCCTCGAGGAGATCCGCTCGCGCGGCATCCGCACGGCCCTCGTCACCATGTCGATCCGTTCGATGGCTGAGGACATCGTGGGCGGCATCCCGTTCGACGCCTTCGAGCTCCTCGTCACGGGCGATTCGGTCGACAACCCCAAGCCTCACCCCGAGCCCTATCTCGCCGCGGCCGCGGCGCTCGGCGTCGCCCCCGAAGACTGCGTCGCGATCGAGGATTCGCCTCCCGGCGTGGCGTCGGCCATCGCCGCGGGGATGACGACGATCGGCGTTCCCCACATCCTCGACCTCGACGACACGTCGGCGACGGTCATCTGGCCCACACTCGACGGCCGCACCGTCGATGACATCGTCGCGGCGTTCCGCTCGGCGACCGACGCGGAGGAGACCGCATGA
- a CDS encoding M20/M25/M40 family metallo-hydrolase, with protein sequence MVPEFTPENSAPALDETVVIARDLIRIDTTNHGEGRSNGETEAAEYVAARLEGMGLRAELFDAAPRRTSVVTRVKGRNPDKPALVVHGHLDVVPADPRNWSVDPFGGEIRDGLLWGRGAVDMKNMDAMIITALGDVLADGGQPERDLVIAFFSDEEAGGLEGSSWMVDNHPELFAGATEAISEVGGYSITVGGERAYLLQTGEKALLWVRLVARGRAAHGSRLIRENAITRLAEAIARIGRREWPIHLTETTTQLLGEIARVLGVDHQKVSPDELVLETGSAAGFIQATLRTTSNPTLLDAGYKHNVIPDRAEALVDIRTLPGEEEAVLAEIRELAGEFVDVEIVHRDVGLENPFSGELVDAVVGTLERHDPGSPVFPYLLSGGTDNKALSRLGIRGYGFAPLRLPADLDFPGMFHGVDERVPLDALVFGRQVLRDLLATY encoded by the coding sequence ATGGTCCCGGAATTCACTCCTGAGAACAGTGCGCCCGCCCTCGACGAAACCGTGGTGATCGCACGCGATCTCATCCGCATCGATACGACGAATCACGGCGAGGGTCGATCCAACGGCGAGACCGAGGCGGCCGAGTACGTCGCCGCGCGGCTCGAGGGCATGGGGCTCCGTGCCGAACTCTTCGACGCCGCACCCCGCCGCACGAGTGTCGTCACGCGGGTGAAGGGTCGGAACCCCGACAAGCCCGCCCTCGTCGTGCACGGCCACCTCGACGTGGTTCCCGCCGACCCGCGCAACTGGAGCGTCGACCCGTTCGGCGGCGAGATCCGCGACGGACTGCTCTGGGGCAGGGGAGCGGTCGACATGAAGAACATGGACGCCATGATCATCACGGCCCTCGGCGACGTCCTCGCCGACGGCGGACAGCCCGAACGCGACCTCGTGATCGCGTTCTTCTCCGACGAGGAAGCGGGCGGCCTCGAGGGGTCGAGCTGGATGGTCGACAACCATCCCGAGCTCTTCGCCGGTGCGACGGAGGCGATCAGCGAGGTCGGCGGCTACTCGATCACGGTCGGCGGAGAACGCGCGTACCTGCTGCAGACGGGCGAGAAGGCCCTCCTGTGGGTCCGGCTCGTCGCCCGCGGGCGCGCGGCCCACGGCTCGCGGCTCATCCGCGAGAACGCCATCACACGCCTCGCCGAGGCCATCGCCCGCATCGGTCGACGCGAGTGGCCGATCCACCTCACCGAGACGACCACGCAGCTGCTCGGCGAGATCGCCCGGGTCCTCGGCGTCGACCATCAGAAGGTGAGCCCCGACGAGCTCGTCCTCGAGACCGGTTCGGCGGCCGGATTCATCCAGGCGACGCTGCGCACGACGAGCAACCCGACGCTCCTCGATGCGGGCTACAAGCACAACGTCATCCCCGACCGCGCCGAGGCCCTCGTCGACATCCGCACCCTTCCCGGCGAGGAGGAGGCCGTGCTCGCCGAGATCCGCGAGCTCGCGGGCGAGTTCGTCGACGTCGAGATCGTGCACCGCGACGTGGGCCTCGAGAACCCGTTCTCGGGCGAACTCGTCGACGCCGTCGTCGGCACGCTCGAGCGCCACGATCCGGGGTCGCCGGTCTTCCCGTACCTCCTGAGTGGTGGCACTGACAACAAGGCGCTCAGCCGACTCGGCATCCGCGGTTACGGTTTCGCGCCGCTCCGGTTACCGGCTGATCTCGACTTCCCGGGAATGTTCCACGGGGTCGACGAGCGCGTCCCTCTCGACGCATTAGTATTCGGCAGGCAGGTCCTGCGCGACCTCCTCGCCACTTACTGA
- a CDS encoding undecaprenyl-diphosphate phosphatase codes for MELLNAIILGIVQGLTEFLPISSSAHLRVVGEFLGTGGDPGARFTAITQIGTELAVVIFFWRDIVRIISQWAKSLAGRVPRNDPDARMGWLIIIGSVPIVVLGWFFQDQIETVFRNLWITATMLIAFGILLGIADHVGAKRRKLGDITYPHGVIYGFAQAMSLIPGVSRSGGTITAGLFLGYERAAAARYAFLLAIPAVFGSGFYQVYKSIAEPCTAAATNCKPEIFGPFETLIATVVAFVIGLVVIAFFMRYISKRSFLPFVIYRIVAGGALMILLATGVLLP; via the coding sequence ATGGAGCTCCTCAACGCCATCATCCTCGGCATCGTCCAGGGTCTCACCGAGTTCCTCCCGATCTCCTCGAGCGCCCACCTGCGCGTCGTGGGGGAGTTCCTCGGCACGGGGGGCGACCCGGGGGCCCGCTTCACCGCGATCACCCAGATCGGCACCGAGCTCGCCGTCGTGATCTTCTTCTGGCGCGACATCGTCAGGATCATCAGCCAATGGGCGAAGTCGCTCGCCGGGCGTGTTCCGCGCAACGACCCCGATGCGCGCATGGGGTGGCTCATCATCATCGGCTCCGTCCCGATCGTCGTGCTGGGATGGTTCTTCCAGGACCAGATCGAGACGGTGTTCCGCAACCTGTGGATCACCGCGACGATGCTCATCGCCTTCGGCATCCTGCTCGGCATCGCCGACCACGTCGGCGCGAAGCGACGGAAGCTCGGCGACATCACCTACCCGCACGGCGTCATCTACGGGTTCGCTCAGGCGATGTCACTCATCCCCGGCGTCTCGCGTTCGGGCGGCACGATCACCGCGGGTCTCTTCCTCGGCTACGAGCGGGCCGCAGCGGCGCGCTACGCCTTCCTCCTGGCCATCCCCGCCGTCTTCGGCAGTGGTTTCTACCAGGTCTACAAGTCGATCGCCGAGCCGTGCACGGCCGCCGCCACGAACTGCAAGCCCGAGATCTTCGGGCCGTTCGAGACGCTCATCGCGACCGTCGTGGCCTTCGTCATCGGCCTCGTCGTGATCGCGTTCTTCATGCGCTACATCTCGAAGCGCAGCTTCCTGCCGTTCGTGATCTACCGCATCGTCGCCGGCGGCGCGCTCATGATCCTGCTCGCGACGGGCGTCCTGCTGCCGTAG
- a CDS encoding DNA polymerase Y family protein: protein MTADRTIVLWCPDWPVIAAITAERLSPDAPVALIEKGLVFASSASARREGVIRGLRVREAQYRCPDVIVLPYDVALDARAFEPVLRVVEEAVPAVQVVRPGALAMRARGPARYYGGEAEAARALLATVREAEAVEACVGVADGLLAAEQAARAAIRVPGSDQAQPPVFIVAEGSAASFLAPLPVSLVTTASTATLLHRLGVRSLGEFAALPAADVLRRFGPEGALAHARAGARDGARVVPRSLPPEFEITIDFEPPLDRIDSVAFAIRARADEFIDRMRAVRLVCTGLRVEVHDDRGQVSTRIWLHPRWFSAPEVVDRVRWQLQGSGSERTAGSGESSLGSPIARVHFFPERVDSTGNHEEGLWGSGPDERVHHGLSRVQSILGHEGVLTPTLGGGRMLADRQVLVPWGDRAPAGTADRPWPGRIAELVPSTVYTDRVGVSLRIADGSPLSLDDRGVANGAPESFTDPDYREFAVRAWAGPWPVVERWWDAENARRIHRFQIIDDSGTAWLLVRDGDRWWAEARYD from the coding sequence ATGACCGCCGACCGAACGATCGTGCTGTGGTGCCCCGACTGGCCCGTCATCGCGGCGATCACCGCAGAGCGCCTCTCCCCCGACGCCCCCGTCGCGCTCATCGAGAAGGGTCTCGTCTTCGCCTCGTCGGCATCCGCTCGGCGTGAGGGCGTCATCCGGGGTCTCCGCGTGCGTGAGGCGCAGTACCGCTGTCCCGACGTCATCGTGCTGCCGTACGACGTCGCGCTCGATGCGCGGGCCTTCGAGCCCGTGCTCCGCGTCGTCGAAGAAGCGGTCCCCGCCGTGCAGGTCGTGCGGCCGGGCGCGCTCGCGATGCGGGCTCGAGGGCCGGCCCGGTACTACGGGGGCGAAGCCGAAGCCGCTCGGGCACTTCTCGCGACCGTTCGCGAGGCCGAGGCGGTCGAGGCCTGCGTCGGTGTCGCCGACGGGCTCCTGGCGGCCGAGCAGGCCGCTCGTGCGGCGATCAGGGTGCCCGGGAGCGATCAGGCGCAGCCCCCTGTCTTCATCGTCGCCGAGGGATCCGCCGCGAGCTTCCTCGCACCCCTGCCCGTCTCCCTCGTGACGACCGCGAGCACGGCGACGCTCCTCCACCGCTTGGGAGTCCGTTCGCTCGGCGAGTTCGCTGCGCTCCCCGCGGCCGACGTGCTGCGTCGGTTCGGCCCGGAGGGTGCGCTCGCCCATGCCCGGGCCGGGGCCCGCGACGGAGCCCGGGTGGTGCCGAGGTCGCTCCCTCCCGAGTTCGAGATCACCATCGATTTCGAACCTCCGCTCGACCGCATCGACAGCGTCGCCTTCGCCATCCGTGCTCGCGCCGACGAGTTCATCGATCGGATGCGAGCCGTCAGGCTCGTCTGCACGGGTCTCAGGGTCGAGGTCCACGACGACCGGGGTCAGGTCTCGACGCGCATCTGGCTGCATCCGCGGTGGTTCTCGGCCCCCGAGGTCGTCGATCGCGTCCGGTGGCAGCTGCAGGGCTCCGGAAGCGAACGAACAGCCGGCAGCGGCGAGTCCTCCCTCGGATCCCCGATCGCTCGGGTGCACTTCTTCCCCGAGCGCGTCGATTCGACGGGCAACCACGAAGAGGGCCTGTGGGGCTCCGGGCCCGACGAACGCGTGCACCACGGGCTCTCGCGTGTGCAGAGCATCCTCGGGCACGAGGGAGTGCTCACACCGACCCTCGGCGGCGGCCGCATGCTCGCCGATCGTCAGGTGCTCGTCCCGTGGGGAGACCGGGCGCCCGCGGGAACCGCCGACCGCCCCTGGCCGGGCCGTATCGCCGAACTGGTCCCGTCGACCGTGTACACCGACCGGGTCGGCGTCTCGCTCCGCATCGCCGACGGTTCTCCGCTCTCACTCGATGATCGCGGCGTCGCGAACGGCGCGCCCGAGTCCTTCACCGACCCCGACTACCGCGAGTTCGCCGTCCGCGCGTGGGCCGGCCCCTGGCCCGTCGTCGAACGCTGGTGGGACGCGGAGAACGCCCGCCGCATCCATCGGTTCCAGATCATCGACGACTCGGGAACGGCCTGGCTGCTCGTGCGCGACGGCGATCGCTGGTGGGCCGAAGCGAGGTACGACTGA
- a CDS encoding tRNA (adenine-N1)-methyltransferase codes for MNDARPASSGPFRAGDRVQLTGPKNKLHTITLEPGKLFHSHRGPIAHDDIIGLPDGSVVANKIGESYLALRPLLQDFVMSMPRGAAIIYPKDAAQILAQADIFPGAHVVEAGVGSGALSLWLLRAIGPEGRLDSFERREEFADVARGNAATFFGHDPENWSITLGDLAEVLPEVADEGTVDRVVLDMLAPWECLPAVSAALKPGGVLLCYIATATQLSRVAEAIRGSGLYTNPSSSETMVRGWHVEGLAVRPDHRMIGHTGFLLTARRLAPGTELPELKRRPSKSDYSDADVEAWTPGALGERSVSDKSLRKRVRASETAAELAKSRDADSR; via the coding sequence ATGAACGACGCCCGCCCCGCCTCGAGCGGCCCCTTCCGCGCGGGCGACCGTGTCCAGTTGACCGGCCCGAAGAACAAGCTGCACACGATCACCCTCGAGCCCGGAAAGCTGTTCCACTCGCACCGCGGCCCCATCGCGCACGACGACATCATCGGTCTGCCCGACGGCTCCGTCGTGGCGAACAAGATCGGCGAGTCGTACCTCGCGCTCCGCCCGCTGCTGCAGGACTTCGTGATGTCGATGCCGCGCGGTGCGGCCATCATCTACCCGAAGGACGCCGCGCAGATCCTCGCGCAGGCCGACATCTTCCCCGGTGCCCACGTCGTCGAGGCCGGCGTCGGTTCGGGTGCGCTGTCACTGTGGCTCCTGCGCGCGATCGGTCCCGAGGGCCGCCTCGACTCCTTTGAGCGTCGCGAGGAGTTCGCGGATGTCGCTCGCGGCAACGCGGCGACCTTCTTCGGGCACGACCCCGAGAACTGGTCGATCACGCTCGGCGATCTCGCCGAGGTGCTCCCCGAGGTCGCCGACGAGGGCACCGTCGATCGCGTCGTGCTCGACATGCTCGCTCCGTGGGAGTGCCTTCCCGCCGTCTCCGCCGCGCTCAAGCCCGGCGGCGTGCTGCTCTGCTACATCGCCACGGCCACCCAGCTCTCCCGCGTCGCCGAGGCGATCCGCGGCTCGGGTCTCTACACGAACCCGTCGTCCTCCGAGACGATGGTGCGCGGCTGGCACGTCGAGGGTCTCGCGGTCAGGCCCGACCACCGCATGATCGGCCACACCGGCTTCCTCCTGACCGCCCGTCGTCTCGCCCCCGGCACCGAACTGCCCGAGCTCAAGCGCCGCCCGTCGAAGTCGGACTACTCCGACGCGGACGTCGAGGCGTGGACGCCCGGAGCGCTCGGCGAGCGTTCCGTGAGCGACAAGAGCCTCCGCAAGCGCGTTCGCGCCTCGGAGACCGCGGCCGAGCTCGCGAAATCGCGTGACGCCGACTCCCGTTAG